A stretch of the Streptomyces sp. NBC_00078 genome encodes the following:
- a CDS encoding glycosyltransferase family 4 protein, with amino-acid sequence MSDIGVRTVVYCGQHRSHADEFELWPGVTVRPVLPFNMDGGDPYQAPIYHLARIIDILRRGADESDAVYVHDSNLRFEFIASGKPLVRGVFDLFYPHTLAGVIQSGDARLVANSDYVGNCIKEALRRFRTLGDNALRVVNTGFQEPRFRPGNVNQMRDRLRLPEDALPILYPHRPDPTKGIFESLAVVQLLRKRLHADQFRSVRLLVSVWEDFEPGQGIEGLGEPYPTVFRQAAELGIADKLHLHSWVPRHDMSNYYALGAATLSIGTFPEAFGHVHVESMLSGTPAITSRVAAYRTTVPEELARKVDPTDVEAAADQLVEVLGRRERTGAPLQDHLRDKFGFERMLDGYSHAFFDHAEAREGPFTGVSVPVAAGTRLRIPPWAAALDSGYYNDYSGYAMDKRLEECLPFILASTTVETLKERTSVSESDILRWLRNGHLLSLNS; translated from the coding sequence ATGAGTGACATCGGCGTGCGCACAGTGGTGTACTGCGGACAGCACCGTAGCCACGCCGACGAGTTCGAACTCTGGCCCGGCGTGACAGTCCGACCCGTGCTCCCGTTCAACATGGATGGAGGTGATCCTTATCAGGCACCTATATACCATCTTGCACGCATCATCGATATCCTACGGCGCGGAGCCGACGAGAGTGATGCCGTCTACGTCCACGACTCCAATCTCCGCTTCGAATTCATCGCAAGCGGAAAACCATTGGTGCGAGGAGTTTTTGACCTGTTCTACCCGCATACCCTGGCGGGGGTCATACAGTCGGGCGATGCCCGACTCGTGGCAAATTCGGACTATGTAGGCAACTGTATCAAAGAGGCTCTCCGTAGATTCCGAACGCTTGGCGATAATGCCTTGCGGGTCGTGAACACCGGCTTTCAGGAGCCACGCTTTCGGCCAGGCAACGTCAACCAAATGCGTGACCGGCTGCGACTACCGGAGGACGCACTGCCGATTCTCTATCCGCATCGCCCGGATCCGACGAAGGGCATCTTCGAGAGCCTGGCTGTCGTGCAACTCCTCCGCAAACGATTGCACGCAGACCAGTTCCGCTCGGTCCGGCTGCTCGTCTCAGTCTGGGAGGACTTCGAACCTGGACAGGGGATAGAGGGTTTGGGAGAGCCGTATCCGACAGTGTTTCGGCAGGCCGCCGAACTCGGCATTGCCGATAAGTTGCACCTGCACTCGTGGGTTCCGAGACACGACATGAGTAACTACTACGCGCTGGGGGCAGCGACCCTGTCTATCGGGACCTTCCCTGAGGCATTCGGACATGTACATGTTGAATCTATGCTCTCGGGGACGCCAGCGATCACCTCCCGAGTCGCCGCATACAGGACCACCGTACCGGAGGAGCTCGCGCGCAAAGTGGATCCGACCGACGTGGAAGCCGCCGCCGACCAGCTGGTCGAGGTACTCGGGCGCCGTGAACGCACGGGCGCACCCCTCCAAGATCACCTTCGCGATAAGTTCGGCTTCGAACGGATGCTGGACGGTTACAGTCACGCATTTTTCGACCATGCAGAGGCAAGAGAGGGCCCATTCACAGGCGTGTCAGTCCCCGTGGCAGCGGGCACACGACTGCGCATACCCCCGTGGGCCGCAGCACTTGATTCCGGCTACTACAACGACTACAGCGGATACGCCATGGACAAGCGGCTCGAAGAATGCCTTCCCTTTATCCTGGCCAGCACAACCGTAGAGACATTGAAGGAACGCACCAGCGTCAGCGAGAGCGATATCCTCAGGTGGCTGCGCAACGGACATCTACTGAGCTTGAACTCATGA
- a CDS encoding UvrD-helicase domain-containing protein, with the protein MKPTDEQTAAADAFHAGDHLALQAGAGTGKTTTLALLARTTTRRGRYLAFNRAIAQDARTRFPNTVQCKTAHALAYAAIGHGYTRRLNAPRRPAWQTGQALGVTKAIRIAEHDISQRALCHTLLRTVASFCHTADEAITRHHVPRLRGLENNDLHTQLAAHIVPFARKAWSDLHNPDAGAVRFDHDHYLKMWALTQPRIDADFLLLDEAQDTNPVVEHIFLSQRDHAQLVMVGDSAQAIYHWRGAKDIMTGFDGTQLALSKSFRFGPHLAEEANRWLAIADAPLRLTGTETVPTELGPLTRPDAVLCRTNVGAMSHVMGLMTAGCRVALAGGGDSLRTLALAARDLKEGRHTTHPELLLFPSWGELQDYAAHDPAGRDLQPLVDLVDTHGTDAILTAVAQLAPEQHAQVTVSTAHKAKGREWPRVKIADDFTPPQDSDQHDDAGQAVPGPIDDGEARLAYVAVTRTRTRLDLGGLSWIHDHPHGTP; encoded by the coding sequence ATGAAACCGACCGACGAACAGACGGCAGCAGCCGACGCCTTCCACGCCGGCGACCACCTCGCCCTGCAGGCAGGCGCCGGCACCGGGAAGACCACCACCCTCGCCCTCCTCGCCCGCACCACCACCCGCCGCGGCCGCTACCTCGCCTTCAACCGGGCCATCGCCCAGGACGCACGAACCCGCTTCCCGAACACCGTCCAGTGCAAGACCGCGCACGCCCTTGCCTACGCGGCCATCGGCCACGGCTACACCCGCCGCCTGAACGCACCCCGCCGCCCGGCCTGGCAGACCGGCCAGGCCCTCGGCGTCACCAAGGCCATCCGCATCGCAGAGCACGACATCTCCCAAAGAGCCCTCTGCCACACCCTGCTGCGCACCGTGGCCAGCTTCTGCCACACCGCCGACGAGGCCATCACCCGCCACCACGTACCCCGCCTGCGCGGCCTGGAGAACAACGATCTCCACACCCAACTCGCCGCCCACATCGTGCCCTTCGCCCGCAAAGCCTGGAGCGACCTGCACAACCCCGACGCCGGCGCGGTCCGCTTCGACCACGACCACTACCTGAAAATGTGGGCCCTCACCCAGCCCAGGATCGACGCCGACTTCCTGCTGCTGGACGAGGCCCAGGACACCAACCCCGTCGTCGAACACATCTTCCTCAGCCAGCGCGACCACGCCCAACTCGTCATGGTCGGCGACTCCGCCCAAGCCATCTACCACTGGCGCGGCGCCAAGGACATCATGACCGGCTTCGACGGCACCCAGCTCGCCCTGTCGAAGTCATTCCGCTTCGGCCCCCACCTCGCCGAGGAAGCCAATCGGTGGTTGGCCATCGCCGACGCTCCCCTCCGCCTGACCGGCACCGAGACCGTCCCCACCGAACTCGGCCCCCTCACCCGGCCCGACGCGGTGCTGTGCCGCACCAACGTCGGCGCCATGTCCCACGTCATGGGCCTGATGACCGCCGGATGCCGGGTGGCGCTGGCCGGAGGAGGAGACAGCCTGCGCACCCTGGCACTCGCCGCCCGCGACCTCAAAGAAGGCCGCCACACCACCCACCCCGAACTGCTCCTGTTCCCGTCCTGGGGCGAACTGCAGGACTACGCCGCCCACGACCCGGCCGGCCGCGACCTGCAGCCCCTGGTCGACCTCGTCGACACCCACGGCACCGACGCCATCCTCACCGCCGTCGCTCAACTCGCCCCCGAGCAGCACGCCCAGGTGACCGTCTCGACCGCCCACAAGGCCAAAGGCCGCGAATGGCCCCGCGTGAAAATCGCGGACGACTTCACCCCACCCCAAGATTCCGACCAGCACGACGACGCGGGCCAGGCCGTACCCGGTCCCATCGACGACGGGGAGGCCCGCCTCGCCTACGTCGCCGTCACCCGCACCCGCACCCGCCTCGACCTCGGAGGCCTGTCCTGGATCCACGACCACCCACACGGAACGCCCTGA